The DNA segment TATTTATTAATCAATTCTAATCATTAGAACAATATCGCTGTATTTAGTGCGATAAAACTCCTGCAGTACTATTGTTTGGTAAGATATAATTGTAATATCAGTTTGGTGTCGCTTTAGATGTGGCATAAGTCACATTTCAAATTTTTCTTAATAAATACAACCTCAAAATCTCGTCACCCTGATGAGGGTGATAGCCTAGACATTCCGTTAAAGCTGTTTGTTGACGATCCTTTTTGCTTCTTTTTCTTTATACATTCGTCGATCGGCTACTTCTATCAATTCTTCAATATTCTTTCCATCAACATCAAATATGGAATAGCCAATACTGACATGTAGGGGAATATTATTTTTTTCAAAGATAAATGCATGGTTTAGCGATGTCGTTATCCGCTGATAAAGTGTTTTCGCATCTTCTATACCATGAATTTTATTCAGAATAATGCCAAATTCATCGCCACCCAATCGAGATAGTGTGTCATATTCACGTATCGATGTGTTGACTCTTAAGGCTACTTCTTTGATTGCCGCATCACCAGCGCGATGGCCTAAATGATCATTGATCTGTTTTAAGCTATCCATATCAAAAATCACGATACCAAATATCTCTCCCGAGCGTTGCGATTCTAATATGATCCGTCTTAATCGATCAAAAAATAAAGCTCTATTGGAAACACCAGTAAGTTGGTCTGTCGTGGCTTTAATATAAAGCTCATTAACACCATATTCTGTTGCTGTATGCATGGAGGCTGCTATTAAATCAGACAGTAATTTGACAATTTCAATATCTTTATGAGCAAACGCATTGGGGCGTTTATATAAAATTTTAAGAACCCCGATGTTTTCATCTCTAAATTTTAATGGATTCACAATCATGGAACGTAAACCGACTGCGTTACAAGCCTCACGATTTACACGTTCATCCTGTTCCGAATCATAACAAACCAGTGTTTTTCCCACTTCAACAACATAGCCTGACAGGCTATTCGCCATTGGTAATCGGAGTCCGAGTTGATTTTCTGCTAATCCACTGACGGCTCGATAAACCATTTCACCGGCTTCTGATAATTCAATGACAGCGCCATCTGCGTGAGTCAGTCTTTGTGTTTCGCGGGTTACCATTTGCATGATTGACGCAAGATCCAGCCCTTGTTGCACCACGTTTGTTTGCAGAGCAATGATCTCAAGCAGTTGACCTTTGGTAACGTTACACCGGGTATTAACATGTTCCATATGCAACCTTTAGGTGAGCGCAGATTATGGATAGAACCATAAATTGTGTGCATATTTTAATAGTAGTCAAAAACACCACCACTTCCGAAAATTTAAAAGAACAACGGTTAACCCAAAACTGTATAAAAATTAAACACCAGCAACCGTAAATTGTTCGATTTTAATACGTTTCTTTGTTGAATTTGGGGGTGACTCTAGAAACCGGAAGTATATCAAAGTAATAGCACATGATGAGACTCTAATATATCGGCGATGGATCGCCATTAAAGGGAGATAACAATGCAGAATAATCAACCCGTTACTCAAAAAGAAATAAAACTCAACGCGGATATGCGCATTGTGTCGATGACTGACTTACAAGGTGATATTACGTTTGTTAACCGTGATTTTCTTGAGATCAGTGGATTTACTGAGGATGAATTGGTCGGGAAACATCACAACATGATCCGACATCCGGACATGCCATCTGCCGCGTTTGCGGACTTATGGCAGACGGTCAAATCAGGTCAAGTCTGGCGTGGAATAGTAAAGAACCGGTGTAAGAACGGCGACCACTATTGGGTTGACGCAACGGTCATGCCGATTGTTCAAAACGGCACTACGGTTGGGTATCAGTCTGTTCGTAATCAGCCAACACAAGAACAAATACAACAAGCCGAATCGCTTTACACTAAGTTGCGGCAAAATACCTCATTAAACATTCCCAAACCTCATGGCTGGCAAACTTGGTCGTTAAATAAAAAAGCATGGCTGCTTGGTGGTACAACATTACTGACATCGATCGTTTTGTTAATACAAGAACTGACTGATCGGTTTGCCCATCCTGAAACGGCAGATAGTTTGATCTATACCTTTTTACATCTGCTTAATTTCTTAGGATGTTTTGCATTTTTTATCTTTTTAAACCGCTGTGTCATTCGCCCACTTCGGCAGGCCACTCGAAATCTGGTTAACATGGCAAATGGTGATTTGACCGAATCGTTGCCTAATCATACGCATGATGAAATTGGGCAGATGCGACTGTCGATCCGAATGTTGCAATCCCGCTTGCTGGCCATTTTTGGGCGGTTTGGCGAGTCCTGTCTGACCTTGACCAGTTCGGCGGGTCAGCTCGCGAGAACCAGTGATAGTACCTTGCAGTCCATGGATAACCAGCACAATGAAACCACGCAGGTTGCCACGGCGATGCAGGAAATGCATGCCACGGTACAGGAAGTAGCGCATAACACGGAATTTGCGGCCGCAGAGGCCAAAACAGCGTTAATGGCCACGAATAGTGGTCAGGACATTGTGTTGCAAGCCAGAAATTCCATCGAAAAACTGGTTCAGGAAGTAGAAACAACGGGCGAAGTAGTTACCAATGTCGCCACTCATAGTCAGCAAATTACCAAGATCACCGATGTGATCAGTGGTATTGCGGATCAAACCAACTTGTTAGCATTGAATGCGGCTATCGAGGCGGCACGAGCCGGTGAACAAGGTCGCGGGTTTGCGGTGGTTGCCGATGAAGTTCGTAGCCTTGCCAAAAGAACACAGCAAGCAACGAACGAAATCAGAACAATGATTGATCAATTGCACAGTGAAATTGATCAGACAGTGACAGCAATGCAATCCAGTCGCGCGAGTGCGGATGATGCTGTTTCTGGCATAGATCAAACTACAACGGCATTAGTGGCCATCATGGAGTCAGTCAACAGACTGAATGACATGAATAACCAGATAGCAACTGCCGCAGAGGAACAATCAGCCGTCACGCAGGAAATGAGCCAGAATGTTGAAAATATTAGTGCGTTGGCTTATCGGGCAAAAGAAGATGCAAGTCTCATAGACCAACATAGCCGCCATCTAGCAACGCTCTCTGCACATCTGCAAACGGCGTCGAATCAGTTTAAGTTGAGCAACGCCAATTTGGATTTTACGGCGGCACGCAATGCACATCTGGATTGGGTCAAGAAATTAGAGCGTTATCTGGCCGGGGATAAGAATGCGATCAATGTAAACACATTGTCCGACCATCGCTCTTGCTTACTGGGACATTGGTACTACGGCGTGGGTACTCAAAAGTACGGTTCGTTACCGGATATGAAAGATCTCGAAGTGCCCCATGCTGAGTTACACAAAAAAGTAGGATTAGCCGTGAAATGGTACGATCAAGGCAATATGCAAGAAGCCAATAAACTGCTGAATGATGTAAGACGGCTATCTGGGGTTGTGGTGAGCAAGCTTGAGTTGTTAAAACAACAAACTATAGGGTAGAACAGGCTGATTACTATCAATTATCTATACTTGAACTAGATATAGTAAATGTGAACAAGGTGCATGAATGGCAACTATCAAACGTAATCTATGGGTGTTGTTCACATTTCTATTTCTTATTCATGTCATTGTATTTTGTGTAATTACCTATGGTCGTTGGCACGGATTAATTACAGAACATCAGGTGAGACAAAGGCATTTGGTTGAACAGTTGTATAACTCAATTGATACTCGATTGAATCAACAAGAAATGTTACTGAATATTCTCGGAAAAAAAATCGCCGCACTGAGTGTTAATGAGCTGGCATTAGGTAAAGCTGAACTGGATGAAATATTAAATGCGAATGTCAATCTACTGGTCGGTTTGGGGTTCGCGACGCCAGATGGTCAGTTAAAAATTACAACATCCAATATTGATAGCTCTATACTGACCCATCTTCTTGAAAAAACGAATAATGGTAATTCATTTCTGTATTCACTGACACAACCCAATCTCGTCTTGGGAAAAACCATTATCGATCCCAAAACTCAAAATCCCATACTGACCCTGTTTAAATCAATTAGAGATAATAATCATAACTTACAAGGCGTTATGATCGCAGGTTTAATTGAGAATGGTGCTCATCAGATATTCAGCCCGATCACATTGATGGGCAATTATCATCAGATCATGATAATTAGAGGTCGAGATCTCCGACCTCAATTTGTGTCATCAGCGGATAATAGTGCGAACTATGACAACAACATTAAATTGCCAAAAAATGAATACGGCAATTTTATTGAAGCCATTACATTGACATCAAAGAAACCGTTGATAGAGGCCATGAACAATAATACGGATTATGTTTACAGCAGGAAAACACTTGATGGGCGTGACGAAGTCTTGGGCGTGGCAAGATATAATCAAAAATATGAGCTATGGGTTCGTTCAGAAATACAATTTAAACATATTTTTGATGAAATAAAATTTACCTTTATTAAATATTTGATTTTTTCATTAGCAATACAAGTCATACTTTATTATTTATTCAGGGTGATCATAGAGTCAGAAAGCAAGCAACGAGAGGTGCTTGTTTATCAAGTAACGCATGATTTTTTGACGGGGCTTCCAAATTTACGTTATGTTTTAAATGAAGGCGAAGAATGGTTTTTGGATAAGAATCAGATTTTTTATTTAATTTTCATGAATGTTGAAAATTTAAAAAGCATCAATAACAACTTTGGACATAAAGTGGGTGATAGCATATTAATAGAACTTTCAAACCGGTTACAACAATTTATAGATCCTAGTGAACTAGTTATTCGGAGCAACGGGGATGAATTTTTACTGTTAGTAAGACAAAGTAATAGAGATATTTTATTGTTTGTTAGAGATATGATTTCTTATGCATCAAAAGAATATCACGTCAAAAATAATATTATTAAAGTGAAATTAAGTGCAGGGGTATCTAAATATCCTACTTATGGAGAAAGTCTTGATGATTTGTTAAGAACGGCCGACATTGCGATGTATAAAGCGCAGAAAAATAAAAAAACATATTGTTTTTTTGAACCAAAAATGCAAAAGGCTTATTTTGAACAATTATTAATAGAAGAATATCTGCAAGATGCAATCAAGAACAATGAAGTGAGTTTGGTTTATCAGCCACAAGTTAATGTCAATGGGTCATTTCATGGTGTAGAAGCATTGGTAAGATGGAATAATCCTGTCTTGGGCCATGTCAGACCAGACATTTTTATTAAAATTGCAGAAAATACCGGATTTATTGCGGAATTAGGGAAGTTTATTATTGAAACAGCATTGCGTGACATGAATCAGGTAAAACAAACATGTGGTACAGATTTTTATCTTTCTATTAATTTGTCTGTTAAGCAACTGTTGCAAGATAACTTTTTTTCTGAATTACTACAACAAATCAACGCTTCGAATGTAGCACCAGAAAGTTTGACCTTAGAGATAACAGAAAACCTATTTATTGAAGACATTAATTTTGTATTACCTTTATTAAAAGAAATCAGACAAGAAAGAATTAATATTGCAATGGATGATTTTGGGACAGGGTATTCATCGTTAAATGTGTTACATCAACTCCCAATCAATGAGTTGAAGATTGATAAGAGCTTTGTTGATAACATATTGCATGATCCAATATCACACAACATGATCAAAAGTATTATTAGCATTGGTAAAACATGCGACATGGTGGTTGTGGCAGAAGGAATTGAAGAAGAAGACCAGTTTGCAGAGTTGGTTGAGATTGGTTGTGATAGGTTTCAAGGGTATTTATTTTCAAAACCAATAACCAAAGAAGCGTTAATTAATTTTATTCAAAAAATGTGATGTTTATTTTTTTGTAATAATAGGAATGTGAGTTTATAAAAATTAAGGCAGTTAAAAACTGCCTTAAGTGATACCAAAGTATAAGAATTTATAATCGGTAAGTTGAAACTATACCTTTCATCTCATCCGAGATCCGAGCCAAATCACTGGCCAACGATGCGGTTTCATTTGCTGCCTGCGTGTTTTCATCAACCATCGAGGCGACATTTTCTACTTGCTGGGCGATGGAGTCGGTGGCGGCACCTTGTTCTCTAATGGCGTGAGAGATATCGGCTACGAGCGATACGCTCTCTGTGGCAACCCGACATATCTCTTCCATTGTGCCATTGGCCAGTCCTGCACCACTGACACCGTGTTCTACTTTGGTGGTGGCTTCTTGCATTCGTTTAACCGCAGAACTGGATACATTTTGGATCGCTTTAATGATCTCACTGATTTCTGTTGTTGAGGTTGCTGTACGTGCTGCAAGGCTACGAACTTCATCTGCAACCACGGCAAACCCACGCCCTTGTTCGCCCGCTCGTGCTGCTTCGATGGCGGCATTTAACGCCAACAAATTGGTTTGTTCTGCTACGGCTCTGATGATGTTGATCACGGATTCAATTTCTCGACCTTTGTCTTCGAGCTGTTTAATATCTTGTGCCGCATTATCTACAGCAATCGCAATAGCATGAATGTTGTCAACGGTATGCGCGATAACCTCTTGACCATCTTCCGCTTTACGGCCCACTTCATTTGATTGGTCACTGGTAGTTTTGGCTTGGTCAGCAACATGATTAATACTGACTGTCATTTCTTCAACGGATGCGGCCATATGCGATGTTGATGCATTTTGTGAACTGGAACCTTCTGATACGCGTTGAGCAGAGCGTTGTAATTGCGTTGCGTTATCCGCTACTTTTTCTACACTGTTTAATATTTCACGTAAGTTACTTTGCATCCGACTAATTAGTTGGTTGAACGTTTTCAACATTTGGCTTATTTCGTCGTTACCATGGATCTCGGCCCGCAATGTAAAATCTGATGAATTTTCAATACGGGAAATAGTTGTTTGCGCTATTTGTAATCCATTGTGAAGTTGACGATAAATAAACCAACCAATCAACGCTAAAAAGCCAGTAATGGCGATAGAGGATGTCATCAAGATCCATTTTGATGTTTGATAATTTTCATGATCTTTGGCATTCATATTTCGAGCTAATTTTTCATTATAGTTAACGCTATCATCTATAGATGATGAGGTTTGGTTTGCAATGGTAGATAATCGTTCTATATTGACAATAGCTTCATCATTTTTATTGCTGTTTGACAGTGTCAGTGTTAGTTCAGAATCTTTACTATATTGTTCAATATCCGATTTAACTTTCTGGTAATTGGCTCTATCAGTTTCATCTGAAATTAATTTTTCATATTGCAATAATAAATCTTGAGCTTTACTCATATCGTTACGGAAACGTTCTTCTTGTTTCTGTTTTTTATCTGCTGATGTAGCCATAACATGCGCTCGCATCGCAATTCTTGAATCTAAAAACATTTTATCTACATGATTCAATATGTTAAAGCTGGGCAGGGTATTATCCATGACCATCAACATGTCAGTATTGATACTGGCAAGCTGCGAAAATCCGACAAAGCTGATCGCGGCATTTCCCAAAAAACCAACCAGTATTAATAAGATTAATTTATGAACTATTTTCATGTTTTCACCATTAAACAAATTTTTATTAGTTTAGTAGTTTTTAATGTTAACGAGTAGTTTCATGTAACAAAAACCTCGCATCGAGCAGCTTTATGAATTATCTGTAGTTCTACCTTATTGAAAGTAAATTTCTATCCAAAGTACCCAACAATATTTCAAGTCATACTAACGATGTATTTTTAGCGAATACGCAATAGCGGTTTTTCCCTGATAGTTTAGCCTGATACATGGCACTATCAGCTTGCCGTAACAATTGGTCTGCCGCGATTGATTCATCTTGTGGGTAGAAGGTGATACCCAAACTGGCTGAAACGTGTACCTCTAGTTCTCCCAAGTAAATGGGTTGCGCCACAACTTGAATTAGACGTTGGGCACTATCAAGAAATGATGTTTCATCAACAACATCTAATAACACGGCAACAAATTCATCACCGCCAATTCGGGCTAATGTATCTGATTCTCGAAGCGTTTGTTTCATCATTCCAGCAAGCGTAACTAACAACCGATCGCCAATTGCATGACCATAACTGTCATTGACCTGTTTAAAACCATCCAAGTCGAGGTAACAGACGGCAATGTGTCTTTTGCGGCGAATGGTTTGTACCATCGCTTGTTGTAATCGATCTGACAGCAGTAATCGATTTGGTAGTCGGGTTAGCGGATCGTAGTTAACCATTTCCTCTAAACGACGTTTATATTCTTTGGCTTCGGAAATATCAGCAAATAAAGCGACATATTGTTGCACATTACCTTTGAAGTCGTTGACTGCACTAATAGTTAACATGGCGGGGAATAGCTCACCATTTTTTCGGCGGCTCCAAATTTCACCATTCCAATAACCATTTATTTTAATATCCCGCCAAATACGTGCATAAAACATCGGGGTATGTTTAGGGGTATTAAACATCCGCAAGTTTCCCCCGAGAACTTCTTCTCGGTTATAACCGGTGATCTCACTGAACATTCTGTTGACGTTTAGAATGGTTCTGTTTGCTTGGATGATTAAAATACCTTCTCGTGCATGAGAGAAGACTGTGGCTGCTAAGCGTTGTGACTCTTCTGCTTGTTTGCGTTCCGTTATATCGAAGAACGAAATAACATGTAAATCATGGAATGAGTCTGTCAACGGTTCTGCTGCAACCAAGGCTGTACGAGTGTCGCCATTTTTGCAGTGGATTTCGGCTTCGACTGGTATAAAGAGTTGTTTGGTTTGTTCCATCGTTACCATATGCTCTTGCCAGGCAGAGATGAGCTGTTGGCGGTATTCCGGATCTGGATAGGCTTTGGGCCACCAATCTGCCAAGGTTGGAATGTCTTCAAGGGTGTAGCCGAAGGTTCTGATGAATGCACTATTGAGGTAAGTAATATTGAAATGATCATCATTCAATGCATAGGGGATTGGAGATGCATCAATCACCAAACGGAAGCGTTCTTCGCTTTGTTTCAGTGCTATTTCAGCTTGCTTTCTGTTTGATATATCTCGATGCAGACAGAACAGGTAATATTGTCCGGCCCACTCAACACCACTAATGCTAACTTCAACATCGTAGCGTGTGCCATCCTTGCGCTGATGTCGAGTTTCAATGGTTAAATGACCGAGCCCTAAACCCTGTGTGATTTGAGCAATTTCCTCTGATTTCAAGTTAATATCCCAGTCTCTGACATTGAGATATCTGATTTCTTCATTGGGATATCCTAACATTTTGGTAAATGCTGGATTCCATTCCTCTAGATTTCCATCTTGGCGTAATACCGCCATCCCTTCTTGTGATTGCTCCAAGAAAATACGTCGTCGAGCTTCTTCTTTTTTCAATGCTTTTTGGATAGAAAGCCGTTCGCTCACATCTTGAATGACACCAAAAATCGTATTGTTTTCTCGGTCAACACTACCTAATGAATGAATGTCTTTGAATTCGCCTGTGTCTATGGTTCGGATCCTGAATTCGACATTGTAGGGAATTCCATGTTCAATGAGAGCTCTCATTGCCGTATCAAGCAGTGTGCGATATTCCGGTAAGGCGGTTTTTTTTATTTCGGCAAAACTGATGTGTTCTTGGTTAAGGCCATAAATTTTCATCGCGCCAACGGAGGCAAAAATGGTCTGGGTATCTAAATTAAGCTCCCAATTTCCTGATTTAGAAGCCAATTCTGCCCGAGATAAGCGTTCTTCGCTTTGACGGAGTAACTTATCTGAGCGAGCTCGCCGTTCTGTTAAAGTATTAAAACTTTCGGCCAACTCTCTGACTTCCGCCGTGCCAATCACAGGTAAAGGCGACATAGTGCTCTCTTGAGTCGCCATTTGCCGTATTGTTGTCGAAAGCTTTTCTAAGGGGATCAGAGAGCGTTTTACTAAAAAACCAATCAATCCTACCGATAATAGAGTGAGTGAAAAAGCGATGCTGTAAGCGATGGTTTTAATATGTTGAATTGGCATAAATGCTTCTTCAACAGGCAGTATTACTTGTACAGCCCAACCGGCTGAAGGGATCATTTTAGTTGATACTAGTGCTTTTATACCATTTGATGTCGCTGATAGTTTAGAACCATCCATGCCTGCGAAGACGGGAGCAAAGCTTGCTATTGAACTGGTGATTGGCTGTAAAATATCAGCAGGTTTGCTTGATGAGACAATCAATCGATATCGAGGATCACTCACAATAATGGTACCCGTTTTACCAATAATGCTGCGTTCAACCTGACCGAACAGGCTTTTGTCTGAGAATGGGACAAATCCAGCAAGTACACCGATTAACTCACCAGCGGTGTTTTTGATCGGTGTCGCGATACCAACTAATGGTTGATGATTAAAACGACTTATACGTGGTTTCCCAATTACGGTTTGACCTGTTGATAGGGCTGCTTGAAAGTATTCACGGTCATCAAAAAACGCTTTCTCGCGACCCGATTGGGATGGGAATTCGGCAATGCCGACCCCTTGCTTATCAATAACCACCAGTCCAGAAGGGAAAAGAGTTAAGAGCCCCAAGCGTCCTTTAAGGAACTCCCGCATCTTTTCGGGGGAATCAAAATCTTGTGAAATCAGTTTGGCATTTTGAGAAAGCAGCTCGATCCGTTGAACCACTTTGGCATTGATATCTGCGGCTATATAGGAGGCGGTTGAAAATTGTTGAGATTCAAGTAGGGCACTTATGTCTTGTTCAAGAAATTTGGTAATGGATATTGTTAAGATCCAGAAGCTAAAAATGATAGCTAAAGTAGCAATACCGATAACGCGAAATTTTAGAGTCTTGGGATATAGGTTTGCCTTCATCGCGTTCTTACCATACAACTAATAATTATTATTTGAACTGCATTAGTTACAGTTCTTATTAGCATAGTTTGCAATGTACTCGTTATTCAAATTCCATAACAACTAAGTCTCACATTAATTTTTATAGCTTGAGAAGTTGATGCCGTTGAGGTGGTTTTTTAAGCGATAATAATTGTAACCGATAACAGTCGATCCCTGTAACGGTGAACATTGCCTGATATGAGGATGCATGTTGGCATAGCTAAGCCATCAAGGATAAAAACCGCATATTGTAGTAATAAAAATGCCCCTCTGAGTTAGGTTGGGGCATTTTGAGAATGAGGCCGGAGTGTATTAATTTTCATTTGCTAGTGGTTATTTAAAGCTAGTTGAT comes from the uncultured Tolumonas sp. genome and includes:
- a CDS encoding sensor domain-containing diguanylate cyclase; amino-acid sequence: MEHVNTRCNVTKGQLLEIIALQTNVVQQGLDLASIMQMVTRETQRLTHADGAVIELSEAGEMVYRAVSGLAENQLGLRLPMANSLSGYVVEVGKTLVCYDSEQDERVNREACNAVGLRSMIVNPLKFRDENIGVLKILYKRPNAFAHKDIEIVKLLSDLIAASMHTATEYGVNELYIKATTDQLTGVSNRALFFDRLRRIILESQRSGEIFGIVIFDMDSLKQINDHLGHRAGDAAIKEVALRVNTSIREYDTLSRLGGDEFGIILNKIHGIEDAKTLYQRITTSLNHAFIFEKNNIPLHVSIGYSIFDVDGKNIEELIEVADRRMYKEKEAKRIVNKQL
- a CDS encoding methyl-accepting chemotaxis protein, with the protein product MQNNQPVTQKEIKLNADMRIVSMTDLQGDITFVNRDFLEISGFTEDELVGKHHNMIRHPDMPSAAFADLWQTVKSGQVWRGIVKNRCKNGDHYWVDATVMPIVQNGTTVGYQSVRNQPTQEQIQQAESLYTKLRQNTSLNIPKPHGWQTWSLNKKAWLLGGTTLLTSIVLLIQELTDRFAHPETADSLIYTFLHLLNFLGCFAFFIFLNRCVIRPLRQATRNLVNMANGDLTESLPNHTHDEIGQMRLSIRMLQSRLLAIFGRFGESCLTLTSSAGQLARTSDSTLQSMDNQHNETTQVATAMQEMHATVQEVAHNTEFAAAEAKTALMATNSGQDIVLQARNSIEKLVQEVETTGEVVTNVATHSQQITKITDVISGIADQTNLLALNAAIEAARAGEQGRGFAVVADEVRSLAKRTQQATNEIRTMIDQLHSEIDQTVTAMQSSRASADDAVSGIDQTTTALVAIMESVNRLNDMNNQIATAAEEQSAVTQEMSQNVENISALAYRAKEDASLIDQHSRHLATLSAHLQTASNQFKLSNANLDFTAARNAHLDWVKKLERYLAGDKNAINVNTLSDHRSCLLGHWYYGVGTQKYGSLPDMKDLEVPHAELHKKVGLAVKWYDQGNMQEANKLLNDVRRLSGVVVSKLELLKQQTIG
- a CDS encoding bifunctional diguanylate cyclase/phosphodiesterase, coding for MATIKRNLWVLFTFLFLIHVIVFCVITYGRWHGLITEHQVRQRHLVEQLYNSIDTRLNQQEMLLNILGKKIAALSVNELALGKAELDEILNANVNLLVGLGFATPDGQLKITTSNIDSSILTHLLEKTNNGNSFLYSLTQPNLVLGKTIIDPKTQNPILTLFKSIRDNNHNLQGVMIAGLIENGAHQIFSPITLMGNYHQIMIIRGRDLRPQFVSSADNSANYDNNIKLPKNEYGNFIEAITLTSKKPLIEAMNNNTDYVYSRKTLDGRDEVLGVARYNQKYELWVRSEIQFKHIFDEIKFTFIKYLIFSLAIQVILYYLFRVIIESESKQREVLVYQVTHDFLTGLPNLRYVLNEGEEWFLDKNQIFYLIFMNVENLKSINNNFGHKVGDSILIELSNRLQQFIDPSELVIRSNGDEFLLLVRQSNRDILLFVRDMISYASKEYHVKNNIIKVKLSAGVSKYPTYGESLDDLLRTADIAMYKAQKNKKTYCFFEPKMQKAYFEQLLIEEYLQDAIKNNEVSLVYQPQVNVNGSFHGVEALVRWNNPVLGHVRPDIFIKIAENTGFIAELGKFIIETALRDMNQVKQTCGTDFYLSINLSVKQLLQDNFFSELLQQINASNVAPESLTLEITENLFIEDINFVLPLLKEIRQERINIAMDDFGTGYSSLNVLHQLPINELKIDKSFVDNILHDPISHNMIKSIISIGKTCDMVVVAEGIEEEDQFAELVEIGCDRFQGYLFSKPITKEALINFIQKM
- a CDS encoding PAS domain S-box protein, whose product is MKANLYPKTLKFRVIGIATLAIIFSFWILTISITKFLEQDISALLESQQFSTASYIAADINAKVVQRIELLSQNAKLISQDFDSPEKMREFLKGRLGLLTLFPSGLVVIDKQGVGIAEFPSQSGREKAFFDDREYFQAALSTGQTVIGKPRISRFNHQPLVGIATPIKNTAGELIGVLAGFVPFSDKSLFGQVERSIIGKTGTIIVSDPRYRLIVSSSKPADILQPITSSIASFAPVFAGMDGSKLSATSNGIKALVSTKMIPSAGWAVQVILPVEEAFMPIQHIKTIAYSIAFSLTLLSVGLIGFLVKRSLIPLEKLSTTIRQMATQESTMSPLPVIGTAEVRELAESFNTLTERRARSDKLLRQSEERLSRAELASKSGNWELNLDTQTIFASVGAMKIYGLNQEHISFAEIKKTALPEYRTLLDTAMRALIEHGIPYNVEFRIRTIDTGEFKDIHSLGSVDRENNTIFGVIQDVSERLSIQKALKKEEARRRIFLEQSQEGMAVLRQDGNLEEWNPAFTKMLGYPNEEIRYLNVRDWDINLKSEEIAQITQGLGLGHLTIETRHQRKDGTRYDVEVSISGVEWAGQYYLFCLHRDISNRKQAEIALKQSEERFRLVIDASPIPYALNDDHFNITYLNSAFIRTFGYTLEDIPTLADWWPKAYPDPEYRQQLISAWQEHMVTMEQTKQLFIPVEAEIHCKNGDTRTALVAAEPLTDSFHDLHVISFFDITERKQAEESQRLAATVFSHAREGILIIQANRTILNVNRMFSEITGYNREEVLGGNLRMFNTPKHTPMFYARIWRDIKINGYWNGEIWSRRKNGELFPAMLTISAVNDFKGNVQQYVALFADISEAKEYKRRLEEMVNYDPLTRLPNRLLLSDRLQQAMVQTIRRKRHIAVCYLDLDGFKQVNDSYGHAIGDRLLVTLAGMMKQTLRESDTLARIGGDEFVAVLLDVVDETSFLDSAQRLIQVVAQPIYLGELEVHVSASLGITFYPQDESIAADQLLRQADSAMYQAKLSGKNRYCVFAKNTSLV
- a CDS encoding methyl-accepting chemotaxis protein, with product MKIVHKLILLILVGFLGNAAISFVGFSQLASINTDMLMVMDNTLPSFNILNHVDKMFLDSRIAMRAHVMATSADKKQKQEERFRNDMSKAQDLLLQYEKLISDETDRANYQKVKSDIEQYSKDSELTLTLSNSNKNDEAIVNIERLSTIANQTSSSIDDSVNYNEKLARNMNAKDHENYQTSKWILMTSSIAITGFLALIGWFIYRQLHNGLQIAQTTISRIENSSDFTLRAEIHGNDEISQMLKTFNQLISRMQSNLREILNSVEKVADNATQLQRSAQRVSEGSSSQNASTSHMAASVEEMTVSINHVADQAKTTSDQSNEVGRKAEDGQEVIAHTVDNIHAIAIAVDNAAQDIKQLEDKGREIESVINIIRAVAEQTNLLALNAAIEAARAGEQGRGFAVVADEVRSLAARTATSTTEISEIIKAIQNVSSSAVKRMQEATTKVEHGVSGAGLANGTMEEICRVATESVSLVADISHAIREQGAATDSIAQQVENVASMVDENTQAANETASLASDLARISDEMKGIVSTYRL